One Tunturibacter gelidoferens genomic region harbors:
- the pncB gene encoding nicotinate phosphoribosyltransferase translates to MSRVGGETVGMNVNFAERAHNHNWKLDPIVRSLLDTDFYKLLMLQFIWKNFPRVHVTSEVTNRTVSVRLSEEIPMAMLMDQMEHVRGLRFRRSEIIWLAGNTFYGTRTIFEPAFLEWLEKDFRLSDYTVTEQDGQVVVCFEGLWTEVTMWEVYGLALVSEMKTRAALSTLSELELDVLYARAKTKLWEKIERLRGLPEVRISEFGTRRRHSFLWQEYVVQVMRVALGASLSGTSNTFLAYKHDLEAMGTNAHELPMAMAALAKDNEQLHASQYRVLELWQKSYGGELLIMLPDTFGTTQFLEGAPDWVADWTGQRCDSKDPFVAGDEYIAWLTERGRDAKKKRLIASDGLDVEDILRLHEYFHGRIRFSAGWGTLLTNDFRGCHPRGETVLEPMSLVCKLMTVDGRPAVKLSDNARKATGPAAEIARYRRVFGSVAVEGALVVV, encoded by the coding sequence TTGAGCCGAGTTGGAGGCGAGACTGTTGGAATGAACGTCAACTTTGCGGAACGGGCCCATAACCATAACTGGAAGCTGGATCCGATTGTGCGATCGCTGCTGGATACGGATTTTTACAAGCTGCTGATGCTGCAGTTTATCTGGAAGAACTTTCCCAGGGTTCATGTTACCTCGGAGGTTACAAACAGAACGGTGTCGGTGCGGCTGTCGGAGGAGATCCCGATGGCGATGCTGATGGACCAGATGGAGCATGTACGGGGGCTTCGGTTTCGACGGTCGGAGATTATCTGGCTGGCGGGAAATACGTTTTATGGGACCCGGACTATCTTCGAGCCGGCGTTTCTGGAGTGGCTGGAGAAGGACTTTCGGTTGTCGGATTACACGGTGACGGAACAGGATGGGCAGGTTGTGGTGTGCTTTGAAGGGCTGTGGACCGAGGTGACGATGTGGGAGGTCTACGGGCTGGCGCTGGTGAGCGAGATGAAGACGCGGGCCGCGCTGAGCACCCTGAGCGAGCTTGAGCTGGATGTTTTGTACGCGAGGGCGAAGACGAAGCTTTGGGAGAAGATCGAACGGCTGCGGGGGCTACCGGAGGTGAGGATCTCGGAGTTCGGAACGAGGCGGCGGCATAGTTTTTTGTGGCAGGAGTATGTCGTGCAGGTGATGCGGGTGGCTTTGGGGGCTAGTCTGTCGGGAACTTCGAATACTTTTCTTGCCTACAAGCATGATTTGGAAGCCATGGGGACCAATGCGCATGAGCTGCCGATGGCGATGGCGGCGCTTGCAAAGGATAATGAGCAGTTGCATGCTTCGCAGTATCGCGTGCTGGAGCTTTGGCAGAAGAGCTATGGCGGCGAGTTGTTGATTATGTTGCCGGATACGTTTGGTACGACGCAGTTTTTGGAGGGAGCTCCGGACTGGGTGGCGGATTGGACGGGGCAGCGATGTGACAGCAAAGATCCGTTTGTTGCGGGGGATGAGTACATCGCGTGGTTGACGGAGAGGGGAAGAGATGCGAAGAAAAAGCGGCTGATCGCGTCCGATGGGTTGGATGTAGAAGATATTCTGCGGCTGCATGAGTACTTTCATGGACGGATACGGTTTAGCGCGGGTTGGGGGACGTTGCTGACGAATGATTTTCGTGGGTGCCATCCGAGGGGGGAGACTGTGCTTGAGCCGATGAGTTTGGTTTGCAAGCTGATGACGGTGGATGGGAGGCCGGCGGTGAAGCTGTCGGACAACGCGCGGAAGGCGACCGGGCCGGCGGCGGAGATTGCGCGGTATCGGCGAGTGTTTGGGAGTGTGGCTGTGGAGGGTGCGTTGGTTGTGGTTTGA
- a CDS encoding 1,9-bis(guanidino)-5-aza-nonane synthase: MPTKKELLDRPIQHLDIKQHNVVPLVDAMAHMAYSSRDTYRAASIYDMMLRDTDCGVILCIAGSMISAGLKQIFIDMIRNNMVDAIVSTGANIVDQDFFEALGFKHYIADDQYKYGNEDAVLRELAIDRIYDTFIDEDELRICDEVTHQITNSLEPRPHSSREFIREMGAYLQREGKTPQAGGVDSVILAAYEKNVPIFVPAFSDCSAGFGFVAHQHARQGKPMVSIDSAKDFYELTQLKIANPSTGLLMLGGGTPKNFAQDIVVSAEILGVDAPMHKYAIQITVADARDGALSGSTLKEASSWGKVDLTYEQMVYSEATLALPLITGYAFHKNAHSSRKGKKWTSILDQVAVTA; encoded by the coding sequence ATGCCTACAAAAAAAGAACTCCTCGACCGCCCCATCCAGCACCTCGACATCAAGCAACACAATGTCGTGCCCCTCGTCGACGCGATGGCCCACATGGCCTACAGCTCGCGCGACACCTACCGCGCCGCGTCCATCTACGACATGATGCTGCGCGACACCGACTGTGGCGTCATCCTCTGCATCGCAGGCTCCATGATCTCTGCCGGCCTCAAGCAGATCTTCATCGACATGATCCGCAACAACATGGTCGATGCCATCGTCTCCACCGGCGCCAACATCGTCGATCAGGACTTCTTCGAAGCTCTCGGATTCAAGCACTACATCGCCGACGACCAGTACAAGTACGGCAATGAAGACGCCGTCCTCCGCGAGCTCGCCATCGACCGCATCTACGACACCTTCATCGACGAGGACGAGCTCCGCATCTGCGACGAGGTCACCCACCAGATCACCAACTCCCTCGAGCCCCGCCCCCACAGCTCCCGCGAGTTCATCCGCGAGATGGGCGCCTACCTCCAGCGCGAAGGCAAGACCCCGCAGGCCGGTGGCGTTGACTCCGTCATCCTTGCCGCATACGAGAAGAACGTCCCCATCTTCGTTCCGGCCTTCTCCGACTGCTCCGCCGGCTTCGGCTTCGTAGCCCACCAGCACGCACGCCAGGGCAAGCCCATGGTCTCCATCGACTCCGCCAAGGACTTCTACGAACTGACCCAGCTGAAGATCGCCAATCCCTCCACCGGTCTTCTCATGCTCGGAGGCGGAACCCCCAAGAACTTCGCGCAGGACATCGTCGTCTCCGCCGAAATCCTCGGCGTAGACGCTCCCATGCACAAGTACGCCATTCAGATCACCGTAGCCGATGCCCGCGACGGCGCCCTCTCCGGTTCCACCCTCAAAGAGGCCTCCAGCTGGGGCAAAGTCGACCTCACCTACGAGCAGATGGTCTACTCCGAGGCCACCCTCGCTCTCCCCCTGATTACCGGTTATGCCTTCCACAAGAACGCCCACTCTTCCCGAAAAGGGAAAAAATGGACCAGCATTCTCGATCAGGTTGCCGTAACCGCCTAA
- a CDS encoding lysophospholipid acyltransferase family protein has translation MNFFRAAGRSVRLVGMFVVAGVELAVTQPETREQRADWLHRFCARAMRGMGIEIKVSGSFPKRGAVISNHLSYLDIVVYAAVHPCVFVSKAEIRSWPVVGWMTTMSGTVYVERGHGGSAMKARAGMQAAVDAGLPVVFFPEGTTSNGSGLLKFHSGLLAQAMDGGAPVTAACLRYELGEDNGPDVSVADDVCYWGDRNMWRHVFTFLGLRGVSAEVRFAEGPMEFSSGVLHRKQAAVEARAAVAALRTNTFGEGEQVAGEMHHF, from the coding sequence GTGAACTTTTTTCGGGCTGCGGGGCGGAGTGTTCGGCTGGTGGGGATGTTTGTGGTGGCGGGTGTCGAACTGGCAGTGACGCAGCCGGAGACGCGGGAGCAGAGGGCGGATTGGCTGCATCGATTTTGTGCGAGAGCTATGCGCGGGATGGGGATTGAGATCAAGGTTTCGGGGAGCTTTCCGAAGCGTGGGGCGGTGATCTCGAATCACTTGAGTTATCTGGATATCGTGGTGTATGCGGCGGTGCATCCGTGCGTGTTTGTGTCGAAGGCGGAGATCAGGAGTTGGCCGGTGGTGGGGTGGATGACGACGATGTCAGGAACAGTTTATGTCGAGCGGGGGCATGGCGGGTCGGCCATGAAGGCGCGGGCGGGAATGCAGGCGGCGGTGGACGCGGGATTGCCGGTGGTGTTTTTTCCTGAGGGGACGACGAGTAATGGAAGCGGATTGCTGAAGTTTCACAGCGGGCTGCTGGCGCAGGCAATGGATGGCGGCGCTCCGGTGACGGCGGCTTGTCTTCGCTATGAGCTTGGAGAGGACAACGGGCCTGATGTGAGCGTTGCGGACGACGTTTGCTACTGGGGGGACCGTAATATGTGGAGGCATGTCTTTACCTTTCTTGGGCTGCGTGGGGTGAGCGCGGAGGTGCGGTTTGCAGAAGGGCCGATGGAGTTTTCGAGCGGTGTGCTGCACCGGAAGCAGGCGGCGGTGGAGGCTCGGGCGGCGGTGGCTGCGTTGAGAACTAACACCTTTGGGGAGGGGGAGCAGGTGGCGGGGGAGATGCACCATTTTTGA
- a CDS encoding Hpt domain-containing protein: MKKHDQIDDVLASLWKKNLPTLRERLDLLDRTASLAASGTLSEEPRLEAYSIAHKLTGSLGMFGYQQGTDIARKIEQILKTPSPSQLTTLPALAKDLRTSLSAGL, encoded by the coding sequence ATGAAAAAACACGACCAGATCGACGATGTCCTTGCCAGTCTCTGGAAGAAGAATCTTCCGACCCTGCGCGAACGCCTCGACCTGCTTGACCGCACCGCCTCCCTCGCCGCCTCCGGCACCCTCTCCGAAGAGCCCCGCCTCGAGGCCTACAGCATTGCCCACAAACTCACAGGCTCTCTCGGCATGTTCGGCTACCAGCAAGGCACCGACATCGCCCGCAAGATTGAGCAAATCTTAAAGACCCCCTCCCCCTCACAACTCACCACCCTCCCTGCGCTCGCCAAAGACCTTCGCACCTCCCTCTCCGCCGGCCTTTGA
- a CDS encoding alpha/beta fold hydrolase, whose protein sequence is MTTSRTALRIVVLLLLLAGVLLLRKPLFSQAITAAPTRFSVIIEGVAPGKGPDVLLIPGLASSRDVYAAEARLLTATYRLHLIQLAGFAGEPAGPNATGPIFAPVVEQLHQYIVVNHLQPIPVIGHSMGGLLALMLAQAHPEDVSKLLIIDTLPFYGLVFNPSATVESVASQAKATHDQFLALPNDQFAASAPSYTNRLVKDPEGQRQVTASSISSDRTVFANAMLEDLATDLRPQLATIKTPMTLLYPHETAEGPAEQVTALYTTAYAAKPNLKIIRIDDSRHFIMYDQPIAFDKAVQTFLKP, encoded by the coding sequence ATGACTACATCCCGCACCGCTCTTCGCATCGTCGTCCTTCTCCTCCTCCTTGCCGGCGTCCTGCTGCTGCGAAAGCCTCTCTTCAGTCAGGCCATCACCGCCGCACCCACGCGCTTCTCTGTCATCATCGAAGGCGTAGCCCCCGGCAAAGGCCCCGACGTCCTCCTCATCCCCGGCCTCGCCAGCTCCCGAGACGTCTACGCCGCCGAGGCCAGACTCCTCACCGCCACCTACCGCCTTCACCTCATCCAACTGGCAGGCTTCGCCGGAGAGCCCGCCGGCCCCAACGCCACCGGCCCCATCTTCGCCCCTGTAGTCGAGCAGCTCCACCAGTACATCGTCGTCAACCACCTCCAGCCGATCCCCGTCATCGGCCACTCCATGGGCGGCCTTCTCGCACTCATGCTCGCCCAGGCCCACCCCGAAGACGTCAGCAAGCTCCTCATCATCGACACCCTCCCCTTCTACGGTCTCGTCTTCAACCCTTCCGCCACCGTCGAAAGCGTCGCGTCGCAGGCCAAAGCCACGCACGATCAGTTCCTCGCCCTGCCCAACGACCAGTTCGCCGCATCAGCCCCCTCCTACACCAACCGCCTCGTCAAAGATCCCGAAGGGCAGCGCCAGGTCACGGCCTCTTCCATCTCCTCCGACCGCACCGTCTTCGCCAACGCCATGCTCGAAGACCTCGCCACCGACCTCCGACCCCAGCTCGCCACCATCAAAACCCCGATGACCCTTCTCTATCCCCATGAAACCGCAGAAGGCCCAGCCGAGCAGGTCACCGCCCTCTACACCACCGCCTACGCCGCCAAGCCCAACCTGAAGATCATCCGCATCGACGACTCCCGCCACTTCATCATGTACGACCAGCCCATCGCCTTCGACAAAGCCGTCCAAACCTTCCTCAAACCCTAA
- a CDS encoding DUF2062 domain-containing protein, whose protein sequence is MQSRESNLSEPSEVPAPVHHNWVYRRVALPVLALLRMGASPEKLAWSLAVGLLIGINPILGSTTVLCLAVAFLLRLNIAASQLGNHIVYPLEIVLVIPFIRLASRVFHTAPMPLSANELLHAARERPLALSRQLWLWEWHAFILWAIFAAIAIPVIALALTPLLRRLLKRVEHHQYPLLSSPTQPEK, encoded by the coding sequence GTGCAGTCCCGCGAATCCAATCTCAGTGAACCGAGCGAAGTCCCCGCTCCCGTCCATCACAACTGGGTATACCGCCGCGTAGCCCTCCCCGTCCTCGCGCTCCTCCGAATGGGAGCGTCTCCGGAAAAACTAGCCTGGAGCCTCGCCGTCGGCCTCCTCATCGGCATTAACCCCATCCTCGGCAGCACCACCGTCCTTTGCCTCGCCGTAGCCTTCCTCCTGCGCCTCAACATAGCCGCCTCACAGCTAGGCAACCACATCGTCTATCCGCTCGAAATCGTCCTTGTCATCCCGTTCATCCGTCTCGCCAGCCGCGTCTTCCACACCGCACCCATGCCCCTCTCGGCAAACGAGCTGCTTCACGCCGCCCGCGAGCGTCCCCTCGCCCTCTCCCGTCAGCTCTGGCTATGGGAATGGCATGCCTTCATCCTCTGGGCCATCTTCGCCGCAATCGCAATCCCAGTCATCGCGCTCGCACTTACCCCACTCCTCCGAAGACTCCTCAAGCGCGTCGAGCACCACCAGTACCCGCTTCTCTCATCACCGACACAACCCGAAAAATAG
- a CDS encoding PP2C family protein-serine/threonine phosphatase has product MKPEPQATSSPRIFAELAERECPECPYLRIFKSTVYVRDHEKSLKFYIDQLGFSIVADARFDFDGRWVAIAPPDGSAVLALIAPKRGSENYKLIGRNTQIGFISEDINTTYELWQRRGVRFHHPPQQTIFGATVAGFYDIDGNSFELLGSDQISREIERQRRDATEKIESERRAAQELEIARQVQARLFPQTLPPLETLDYAGICIQARHVGGDYYDFLSLGHGRLGLVIGDIAGKGIAGALLMANLQANLRSQFTLARDEPHSFLQSVNRLFYQNTTDSAYATVFFADYDDSARLLRYANCGHLCAILLRHNGSIERLHSTTTVLGLFEEWHSPIVECQLAAGDLFTLYTDGVTESFNESEEEFGEDRLIAALQRNSDLPPQALLSAIVDEIKIFSPHEQHDDITLIVAKCTPARLKQQQIPPAVRTTTLSKSRSKVRTAKLT; this is encoded by the coding sequence GTGAAGCCCGAACCTCAGGCAACCTCTTCCCCCCGCATCTTCGCCGAACTGGCGGAGCGCGAGTGTCCAGAGTGCCCCTATCTGCGTATCTTCAAATCCACCGTCTACGTCCGCGACCACGAAAAGAGCCTCAAGTTCTACATCGACCAGCTCGGTTTCAGCATCGTCGCCGACGCCCGCTTCGACTTCGACGGCCGCTGGGTCGCCATCGCTCCTCCCGACGGCTCCGCCGTCCTAGCCCTCATCGCGCCCAAGCGGGGCTCCGAGAACTACAAGCTCATCGGCCGCAATACCCAAATCGGCTTCATCTCTGAGGACATCAACACCACCTACGAGCTTTGGCAAAGACGCGGCGTCCGATTCCACCACCCGCCCCAGCAGACCATCTTCGGAGCCACCGTCGCCGGCTTCTACGACATCGATGGCAACTCCTTCGAACTCCTCGGCTCCGACCAGATCAGCCGCGAGATCGAGCGCCAGCGCCGCGACGCCACCGAGAAGATCGAGTCCGAGCGCCGCGCCGCGCAAGAGCTCGAGATCGCCAGACAGGTTCAAGCCCGTCTCTTTCCCCAGACACTACCCCCGCTTGAGACCCTCGACTACGCCGGCATTTGCATCCAGGCCCGCCACGTCGGCGGCGACTACTACGACTTTCTCTCGCTCGGTCACGGTCGCCTCGGTCTCGTCATCGGCGACATCGCCGGCAAAGGCATCGCCGGCGCCCTCCTCATGGCAAACCTCCAGGCCAACCTCCGCAGCCAGTTCACCCTCGCCCGCGACGAGCCCCACAGCTTCCTGCAATCCGTCAACCGCCTCTTCTACCAAAACACCACCGACAGTGCCTACGCCACGGTCTTCTTCGCCGACTACGACGACAGTGCCCGCCTCCTCCGCTACGCTAACTGCGGCCACCTCTGCGCCATCCTTCTCCGCCACAATGGATCCATCGAACGCCTCCACTCCACCACCACTGTCCTCGGGCTCTTCGAAGAGTGGCACTCCCCCATCGTCGAATGCCAGCTCGCCGCAGGCGACCTCTTCACCCTCTACACCGACGGCGTAACCGAATCCTTCAACGAGTCCGAAGAGGAGTTTGGCGAAGACCGTCTGATCGCCGCCCTCCAGCGCAACTCCGATCTCCCGCCCCAGGCCCTTCTATCCGCCATCGTCGACGAGATAAAAATCTTCAGCCCCCACGAGCAGCACGACGACATCACACTCATCGTCGCAAAGTGCACTCCCGCCCGACTGAAACAGCAGCAGATCCCACCCGCCGTCCGAACGACAACCCTTTCGAAGAGTCGCTCCAAAGTACGAACCGCAAAACTCACATAA
- a CDS encoding response regulator, whose product MTDQLNQAREQQHQHTLQLTHRSELDTLKDEFISTVSHELRTPLTSIRGALGLLSSGIIGDVDAKALNLLRIAVTNTDRLIRLINDILDLERMESGRAPLQIRRCSLRDLAQQAIDTMTAMADANTVHLALEPSTVAQAAYPEALFFDGDADRILQVLTNLLSNAIKFSPAASTVRIHTEAASDSILLKVVDEGRGIPADKLDTIFDRFQQIEPSDARQKGGTGLGLAICRSIVQQHSGSIWAQRNLGPGTTLYMMLPRTTRATDVAVPSQLPPRGEGAILVCDDDAGIRTVVSEHLTRQGYTVVEASSGEQALVLAAEHHVEAILLDLYMPGLSGWETLQRLRNNPITANIPVVVLSVLSSTLRPQLTGDAQGWVQKPFNENLLFAELGRVLHQGEGPAYVLLVEDDEDLASVLTASFHDAAVHVDHAATRQQAIRQCITRPPDLLILDLTLPDGDGFSLVEWLRQQPTLRTMPLVVYSGREMSETEMAKLRLGPTEFLTKAKVQPQEVEELVLSMVHRLRTKFSDLAAAGPAA is encoded by the coding sequence ATGACCGACCAGCTGAACCAGGCCCGGGAGCAGCAACACCAGCACACCCTTCAACTCACGCATCGCTCCGAGCTCGACACTCTCAAAGACGAGTTCATCTCCACCGTCTCGCACGAGCTCCGCACTCCCCTCACCAGCATTCGCGGCGCACTCGGCCTTCTCTCCTCCGGCATCATCGGCGACGTCGATGCCAAAGCCCTCAACCTGCTCCGCATCGCCGTCACCAACACCGACCGACTCATCCGCCTCATCAACGACATCCTCGACCTCGAGCGCATGGAGTCCGGCCGCGCTCCCCTGCAGATTCGCCGCTGCTCCTTGCGCGACCTCGCCCAGCAGGCCATCGACACCATGACCGCCATGGCCGACGCCAACACTGTCCATCTCGCGCTCGAGCCCTCCACCGTCGCCCAGGCCGCCTATCCCGAAGCTCTCTTCTTCGACGGCGACGCCGACCGTATCCTCCAGGTCCTCACCAATCTCCTCTCGAACGCCATTAAGTTCTCCCCCGCCGCCTCCACCGTTCGCATCCACACCGAAGCCGCCTCCGACTCCATCCTCCTCAAGGTCGTCGACGAAGGCCGCGGCATCCCCGCCGACAAACTCGACACCATCTTCGACCGCTTCCAGCAGATCGAACCCTCCGACGCCCGCCAGAAGGGCGGCACCGGCCTCGGTCTCGCCATCTGCCGCAGCATCGTCCAGCAGCATAGCGGCTCCATCTGGGCCCAGCGCAACCTCGGCCCCGGCACCACGCTCTACATGATGCTTCCCCGCACCACCCGCGCCACCGACGTCGCCGTCCCCTCCCAGCTTCCCCCGCGCGGCGAAGGCGCCATCCTGGTCTGCGACGACGACGCAGGCATCCGCACCGTAGTCTCCGAGCACCTCACCCGCCAAGGCTACACCGTCGTCGAAGCCAGCTCCGGCGAACAGGCCCTCGTCCTCGCCGCCGAGCATCACGTCGAAGCCATCCTCCTCGATCTCTATATGCCCGGCCTCAGCGGATGGGAGACCCTGCAGCGTCTCCGCAATAACCCCATCACCGCCAACATCCCTGTCGTCGTGCTCAGCGTTCTCTCCTCTACTCTCCGTCCCCAACTCACCGGCGACGCACAGGGCTGGGTCCAGAAACCCTTCAACGAAAATCTCCTCTTCGCCGAACTAGGCCGCGTCCTGCATCAGGGCGAAGGCCCCGCCTACGTCCTCCTCGTCGAAGATGACGAGGACCTCGCCAGCGTCCTCACCGCCAGCTTCCATGACGCCGCGGTCCACGTCGATCACGCCGCCACGCGCCAGCAGGCCATTCGCCAGTGCATCACTCGCCCGCCAGACCTTCTCATCCTCGATCTCACCCTCCCGGACGGCGACGGCTTCTCCCTCGTCGAGTGGCTCCGCCAGCAACCCACCCTGCGCACCATGCCGCTGGTGGTCTACTCCGGCCGCGAGATGTCTGAGACCGAGATGGCCAAGCTCCGCCTCGGTCCCACCGAGTTCCTCACCAAGGCCAAGGTTCAGCCGCAGGAGGTCGAAGAACTCGTCCTCTCCATGGTCCACCGTCTCCGCACCAAATTCTCCGACCTCGCCGCCGCAGGCCCCGCAGCCTAA
- a CDS encoding response regulator has translation MRRILIIDDEDDIREVAALSLEATAGWEILTASSGAEGIDIASAEQPDAILMDVMMPGVDGPTTFARMQQTPAISHIPVLLLTAKVQGVDQRRFAGLGLAGILFKPFDPLTLADQISTALGWAN, from the coding sequence ATGCGACGCATTCTCATCATTGACGACGAAGATGACATTCGCGAAGTAGCCGCGCTGTCCCTCGAAGCAACCGCAGGCTGGGAGATTCTCACCGCCAGTTCCGGCGCCGAAGGCATCGACATCGCCTCCGCCGAACAACCCGATGCCATCCTCATGGACGTCATGATGCCAGGCGTCGACGGCCCCACCACCTTCGCCAGGATGCAGCAGACGCCCGCCATCTCCCACATCCCCGTTCTCCTGCTCACCGCCAAGGTGCAGGGAGTCGACCAGCGACGTTTCGCCGGCCTCGGTCTCGCCGGAATCCTCTTCAAACCCTTCGATCCCCTCACTCTCGCCGATCAGATCTCCACGGCGCTCGGCTGGGCAAACTAG
- a CDS encoding S1/P1 nuclease yields MGSVRVAAAVALLPVMLVQQSVAWGRDGHMMINRLAGAALPSDVPEFLRSKQALDALEYYGPEPDRWKSPLEPELNAAGSPEHYIDLEWADLVGELPRRRYDYVRALEFAQKSHLDLALTPEKVGLQPYVTVEVWERLKSAMRDYRKLKEDHKDTKPSECEIVFLAGWLGHYVADGSQPLHTTIQYNGWTGPNPKGYTTEHRIHALFESTFVSANVKPGEVAPLIAEKPVVLGDVFTDYMAYLRHTNSLVEKTYQLEKAGAFVGAGTSEGKAFAEERLAAGATELRDMIYSAWVNSAELLPSSKYEN; encoded by the coding sequence ATGGGCTCGGTTCGGGTTGCGGCAGCAGTCGCTTTGTTGCCGGTGATGCTGGTTCAGCAGAGTGTGGCGTGGGGGCGGGACGGGCACATGATGATTAACCGGTTGGCGGGAGCGGCGCTGCCGTCGGATGTGCCTGAGTTTTTGCGATCGAAGCAGGCGCTGGATGCGCTGGAATACTACGGGCCGGAGCCGGACCGTTGGAAGTCGCCGTTGGAGCCGGAGCTGAATGCGGCGGGTTCCCCGGAACACTATATCGATCTGGAGTGGGCGGACCTGGTTGGAGAGCTACCAAGGCGGCGGTATGACTATGTGCGCGCACTCGAGTTTGCACAGAAGTCTCACCTGGATCTGGCACTGACGCCGGAGAAGGTGGGGTTGCAGCCTTATGTAACTGTCGAGGTGTGGGAGCGGTTGAAGAGTGCTATGCGCGACTATCGGAAGCTGAAAGAAGACCACAAGGATACGAAGCCTTCGGAGTGTGAGATCGTGTTTCTGGCCGGGTGGCTGGGGCATTATGTGGCGGATGGTTCGCAGCCGCTGCATACGACGATTCAGTACAACGGATGGACGGGGCCGAATCCGAAGGGATATACGACGGAGCATAGGATTCATGCGCTGTTCGAATCGACTTTTGTGTCTGCGAATGTGAAGCCGGGAGAGGTGGCTCCATTGATTGCGGAGAAGCCGGTGGTGTTGGGGGATGTGTTTACCGACTACATGGCTTACCTGCGGCATACGAACTCGCTGGTGGAGAAGACGTATCAACTCGAGAAGGCGGGAGCGTTTGTTGGCGCGGGAACGTCGGAGGGGAAGGCGTTTGCCGAAGAGAGGCTGGCGGCGGGAGCGACGGAGCTGCGGGACATGATCTATTCGGCGTGGGTGAACAGTGCAGAGCTTTTGCCGTCTTCGAAGTACGAGAATTAG